The Longimicrobiaceae bacterium genome window below encodes:
- a CDS encoding biopolymer transporter ExbD — MSSSLGAGASFGGSPLPKIAGLESDVNADINVTPMIDVMLVLLIIFMVITPALGGYKWQPPKAQMSAPEKEKRVTLGIDAQGIYYVGEPAKPVALAQLTDRLKREYAIPAHRDDHVLYLKADNGVAYSVVLSAIDAAREAGVRRIGAITELPRGSVAKPGGK; from the coding sequence ATGTCCAGCTCGCTCGGCGCGGGGGCGTCGTTCGGCGGATCCCCGCTGCCCAAGATCGCCGGGTTGGAGTCGGACGTGAACGCCGACATCAACGTCACTCCGATGATCGACGTGATGCTCGTGCTGCTGATCATCTTCATGGTGATCACCCCCGCCCTGGGCGGCTACAAGTGGCAGCCGCCCAAGGCGCAGATGTCGGCGCCCGAGAAGGAGAAGCGTGTCACGCTGGGCATCGACGCCCAGGGCATCTACTACGTGGGCGAGCCTGCGAAGCCGGTCGCGCTGGCCCAGCTCACGGACCGCCTGAAGCGCGAGTACGCCATACCGGCGCACCGCGACGACCACGTGCTCTACCTGAAGGCCGACAACGGCGTCGCCTACAGCGTGGTGCTCAGCGCCATCGACGCGGCCCGCGAGGCGGGCGTGCGCCGCATCGGCGCCATCACCGAGCTGCCGCGGGGCTCCGTGGCCAAGCCTGGAGGGAAGTAG
- a CDS encoding biopolymer transporter ExbD gives MAMKTEGSRGRVAEINMTPMIDVLLVLLIIFMVVQQGMQRGLAVQVPPPTRDPISSESDDAIVLQLEASGRYSINSQPVAAGRLRETVAEIYRGRPRKVIFVKGAEDVSYGEVVAVVDVTRRAGVDVVGLVPRAAAVGVR, from the coding sequence ATGGCGATGAAGACGGAGGGCTCGCGCGGGCGGGTGGCCGAGATCAACATGACGCCCATGATCGATGTGCTGCTGGTGCTGCTCATCATCTTCATGGTGGTGCAGCAGGGGATGCAGCGCGGCCTCGCGGTGCAGGTACCGCCTCCCACCCGCGATCCGATCTCCTCGGAGTCGGACGACGCGATCGTGCTCCAGCTGGAGGCGTCGGGCCGGTACAGCATCAACAGCCAGCCCGTGGCTGCGGGGCGCCTCCGCGAGACGGTCGCGGAGATCTACCGCGGCCGCCCGCGCAAGGTGATCTTCGTGAAGGGGGCCGAGGACGTGAGCTACGGCGAAGTCGTGGCCGTGGTGGACGTCACGCGCAGAGCGGGTGTCGATGTGGTCGGCCTCGTCCCGCGCGCGGCCGCGGTGGGAGTACGCTGA
- a CDS encoding biopolymer transporter ExbD: MAMGVGKKGGPQGDINMTPMIDVLLVLLIIFMVVQQGLQRGLSVQIPPPKDKNEVAQQPNPELQIVLEVEPGPAYFVNRQPVQPAQLQSELTRIFTGRPRKVIFVKGAENLTYGQVVHAVDASRGAGIEVVGLVPRPEVGPATAVPAPAP, translated from the coding sequence ATGGCAATGGGAGTCGGCAAGAAAGGCGGTCCCCAGGGGGACATCAACATGACGCCGATGATCGACGTGCTGCTCGTGCTGCTCATCATCTTCATGGTGGTGCAGCAGGGCCTGCAGCGCGGCCTCTCGGTGCAGATCCCGCCGCCCAAGGACAAGAACGAGGTGGCGCAGCAGCCCAACCCCGAGCTGCAGATCGTGCTCGAGGTGGAGCCCGGCCCGGCCTACTTCGTGAACCGCCAGCCGGTGCAGCCGGCGCAGCTCCAGTCCGAGCTGACGCGGATCTTCACGGGGCGCCCGCGCAAGGTGATCTTCGTGAAGGGGGCCGAGAACCTGACCTACGGCCAGGTGGTCCACGCGGTGGACGCCAGCCGCGGAGCGGGGATCGAGGTCGTGGGCCTCGTCCCGCGGCCAGAGGTTGGGCCGGCCACCGCGGTTCCCGCGCCCGCCCCGTAA